The Manihot esculenta cultivar AM560-2 chromosome 1, M.esculenta_v8, whole genome shotgun sequence genome has a window encoding:
- the LOC110599936 gene encoding beta-1,6-galactosyltransferase GALT31A isoform X1, translated as MGLNRPHKPSNGVSTRWVSIFCIASFFLGVLVVNRLWAIDPVKMDEEASSVKEHQLKMSHPVVNCEKMDTPVQAGDILSQVAQTHDVIMTLDKTISSLEMQLAAARAVKADSEEGSPMVSKSGTVHLKQRPKVFFVMGIITAFSTRKRRESIRETWMPKGEELKKLETEKGIILRFVIGHSASPGGVLDRAIDAEEEQHKDFLRLNHIEGYHELSSKTQIYFSTAVARWDADFYIKVDDDIHVNLGMVGSTLARHRSKPRVYIGCMKSGPVLSQKGVKYHEPEYWKFGEEGNKYFRHATGQIYAISKDLATYLSVNQRILHRYANEDVSLGSWFIGLDVEHIDDRSLCCGTPPDCEWKAQAGNPCAASFDWTCSGICKSVERMEEVHQRCGEGDGAIWHTSF; from the exons ATGGGCTTGAACAGACCTCATAAACCCAGCAATGGAGTCTCTACCAGATGGGTTTCTATCTTCTGCATTGCCAGCTTCTTCTTGGGGGTTCTTGTtgtcaacag GTTATGGGCTATTGATCCAGTCAAAATGGATGAGGAAGCTTCATCTGTGAAGGAACATCAATTAAAAATGTCTCATCCTGTAGTTAATTGCGAAAAGATG GATACTCCTGTCCAGGCAGGGGACATCCTTTCTCAAGTTGCACAAACTCATGATGTAATCAT GACGCTAGACAAAACAATCTCATCGTTGGAAATGCAGCTGGCTGCTGCAAGAGCTGTCAAAGCTGACAGTGAGGAAGGATCTCCTATGGTCTCAAAATCTGGAACTGTGCATTTGAAGCAGCGACCGAAAGTCTTTTTTGTTATGGGTATAATTACAGCGTTCAGCACTAGAAAACGAAGGGAGTCAATTAGAGAAACTTGGATGCCCAAAG GAGAGGAGTTAAAGAAGTTGGAAACAGAGAAGGGTATCATCTTACGATTTGTAATAGGACACAG TGCATCACCAGGTGGTGTTTTGGATCGAGCTATTGATGCAGAAGAAGAGCAGCATAAGGATTTCCTACGGCTG AATCATATTGAAGGATATCATGAATTGTCATCGAAAACACAAATATACTTTTCAACTGCAGTTGCCAGGTGGGATGCTGACTTCTACATCAAAGTTGATGATGACATACACGTGAATCTTG GTATGGTTGGCTCTACTTTGGCCCGCCATAGATCCAAACCCCGTGTTTATATCGGTTGTATGAAATCTGGACCAGTTCTGTCACAGAA AGGTGTCAAGTACCATGAACCAGAATATTGGAAATTTGGTGAGGAGGGAAACAAGTATTTTAGGCATGCAACTGGGCAAATATATGCAATTTCCAAAGATTTGGCCACCTACCTTTCAGTAAATCA GCGCATACTTCATAGATATGCAAATGAAGATGTCTCACTAGGATCATGGTTTATTGGTCTTGATGTTGAGCACATTGACGATCGAAGCCTCTGTTGTGGAACTCCGCCTG ACTGCGAGTGGAAGGCTCAAGCAGGGAATCCTTGCGCTGCATCATTTGATTGGACGTGCAGTGGCATTTGCAAGTCAGTGGAGAGGATGGAGGAAGTACATCAGCGGTGTGGGGAAGGTGATGGAGCAATCTGGCATACAAGTTTCTGA
- the LOC110599936 gene encoding beta-1,6-galactosyltransferase GALT31A isoform X2: MGLNRPHKPSNGVSTRWVSIFCIASFFLGVLVVNRLWAIDPVKMDEEASSVKEHQLKMSHPVVNCEKDTPVQAGDILSQVAQTHDVIMTLDKTISSLEMQLAAARAVKADSEEGSPMVSKSGTVHLKQRPKVFFVMGIITAFSTRKRRESIRETWMPKGEELKKLETEKGIILRFVIGHSASPGGVLDRAIDAEEEQHKDFLRLNHIEGYHELSSKTQIYFSTAVARWDADFYIKVDDDIHVNLGMVGSTLARHRSKPRVYIGCMKSGPVLSQKGVKYHEPEYWKFGEEGNKYFRHATGQIYAISKDLATYLSVNQRILHRYANEDVSLGSWFIGLDVEHIDDRSLCCGTPPDCEWKAQAGNPCAASFDWTCSGICKSVERMEEVHQRCGEGDGAIWHTSF, encoded by the exons ATGGGCTTGAACAGACCTCATAAACCCAGCAATGGAGTCTCTACCAGATGGGTTTCTATCTTCTGCATTGCCAGCTTCTTCTTGGGGGTTCTTGTtgtcaacag GTTATGGGCTATTGATCCAGTCAAAATGGATGAGGAAGCTTCATCTGTGAAGGAACATCAATTAAAAATGTCTCATCCTGTAGTTAATTGCGAAAAG GATACTCCTGTCCAGGCAGGGGACATCCTTTCTCAAGTTGCACAAACTCATGATGTAATCAT GACGCTAGACAAAACAATCTCATCGTTGGAAATGCAGCTGGCTGCTGCAAGAGCTGTCAAAGCTGACAGTGAGGAAGGATCTCCTATGGTCTCAAAATCTGGAACTGTGCATTTGAAGCAGCGACCGAAAGTCTTTTTTGTTATGGGTATAATTACAGCGTTCAGCACTAGAAAACGAAGGGAGTCAATTAGAGAAACTTGGATGCCCAAAG GAGAGGAGTTAAAGAAGTTGGAAACAGAGAAGGGTATCATCTTACGATTTGTAATAGGACACAG TGCATCACCAGGTGGTGTTTTGGATCGAGCTATTGATGCAGAAGAAGAGCAGCATAAGGATTTCCTACGGCTG AATCATATTGAAGGATATCATGAATTGTCATCGAAAACACAAATATACTTTTCAACTGCAGTTGCCAGGTGGGATGCTGACTTCTACATCAAAGTTGATGATGACATACACGTGAATCTTG GTATGGTTGGCTCTACTTTGGCCCGCCATAGATCCAAACCCCGTGTTTATATCGGTTGTATGAAATCTGGACCAGTTCTGTCACAGAA AGGTGTCAAGTACCATGAACCAGAATATTGGAAATTTGGTGAGGAGGGAAACAAGTATTTTAGGCATGCAACTGGGCAAATATATGCAATTTCCAAAGATTTGGCCACCTACCTTTCAGTAAATCA GCGCATACTTCATAGATATGCAAATGAAGATGTCTCACTAGGATCATGGTTTATTGGTCTTGATGTTGAGCACATTGACGATCGAAGCCTCTGTTGTGGAACTCCGCCTG ACTGCGAGTGGAAGGCTCAAGCAGGGAATCCTTGCGCTGCATCATTTGATTGGACGTGCAGTGGCATTTGCAAGTCAGTGGAGAGGATGGAGGAAGTACATCAGCGGTGTGGGGAAGGTGATGGAGCAATCTGGCATACAAGTTTCTGA